A part of Phycisphaerae bacterium genomic DNA contains:
- the tuf gene encoding elongation factor Tu: MAKGVFSRTKPHVNVGTIGHVDHGKTTLTAAMTAVQAKKGLATFKSYDEVAKASEKEGRRDASKILTIATSHVEYETEKRHYAHVDCPGHADYVKNMITGAAQMDGAILVVSAADGPMPQTREHILLARQVNVPAVVVFLNKVDLVDDAELLELVELEVRELLSKYDFPGDETPIIKGSASEALFNPDNPEKTKCIQELLDAIDSFIPEPVRDVDQPFQMPVEDVFSIKGRGTVGTGRIERGKVKVGDQVEIVGLGETRKTTVTGVEMFNKTLEYGQAGDNVGLLLRGVEKDELERGHVLAAPGTITPHTKFEAQVYVLTKEEGGRHSPFFSGYRPQFYFRTTDVTGGLTLLGGAEMCMPGDNVLLKVELGKPIAMEEGLRFAVREGGRTVGSGVVTKILE, translated from the coding sequence ATGGCCAAAGGCGTTTTCTCACGCACGAAACCGCACGTGAACGTTGGGACCATCGGGCACGTCGACCACGGCAAGACGACCTTGACGGCGGCGATGACGGCCGTGCAGGCAAAGAAGGGACTGGCAACCTTCAAGAGCTACGACGAAGTTGCCAAGGCGTCCGAAAAGGAAGGCCGTCGAGACGCCAGCAAGATCTTGACCATCGCCACTTCGCACGTCGAATACGAGACCGAGAAGCGACACTACGCCCACGTGGACTGCCCGGGACACGCCGACTACGTCAAGAACATGATCACGGGCGCGGCCCAGATGGACGGGGCCATTCTGGTGGTGTCGGCGGCTGACGGACCAATGCCCCAGACCCGCGAGCACATTCTGTTGGCCCGCCAGGTGAACGTGCCGGCCGTGGTGGTCTTCCTGAACAAGGTCGATCTGGTTGACGACGCCGAGTTGCTCGAGCTGGTGGAGCTGGAAGTCCGCGAGTTGCTGAGCAAGTATGATTTCCCGGGTGATGAGACGCCGATTATCAAAGGCTCGGCCAGCGAGGCCCTGTTCAACCCGGATAATCCCGAGAAGACCAAGTGCATCCAGGAGCTGCTGGACGCGATTGACTCGTTCATTCCGGAGCCCGTCCGTGACGTTGACCAGCCGTTCCAGATGCCCGTTGAGGACGTGTTCAGCATCAAGGGGCGCGGCACGGTCGGCACCGGCCGTATCGAGCGCGGCAAGGTCAAGGTCGGCGACCAGGTCGAGATCGTCGGTCTCGGCGAGACCCGGAAGACGACCGTCACCGGCGTGGAGATGTTCAACAAGACGCTGGAGTACGGGCAAGCAGGGGACAACGTCGGCTTGTTGCTGCGTGGTGTTGAAAAGGATGAGCTTGAGCGAGGCCACGTGCTGGCCGCCCCTGGCACCATCACGCCGCATACCAAGTTCGAGGCTCAGGTGTACGTCCTGACGAAGGAAGAAGGCGGCCGCCACTCGCCGTTCTTCAGCGGCTACCGTCCGCAGTTCTACTTCCGGACGACGGACGTGACCGGCGGTCTGACGCTGCTGGGCGGGGCTGAAATGTGCATGCCCGGCGACAACGTTCTTCTGAAGGTCGAGTTGGGCAAGCCGATCGCCATGGAAGAAGGTCTGCGGTTTGCCGTTCGCGAGGGTGGTCGAACCGTCGGATCGGGCGTGGTGACCAAGATTCTCGAATAG
- the nusG gene encoding transcription termination/antitermination protein NusG — protein MSGPETDNKDASQAAGGGGGTPDHVSPASESTTAVKGVEPTRPGMKWYVLRVASNKEDQVCETLERKVRIENLQNRIGRILVPTAKEKRMKGGQVKIIEKKLYPGYVFVEMATEADGTIPENIWFLVKETTGVGDFIGSDGKPTSMKDHDVEMMLLAAAKPDDEASLQGLEFAQGDKVKIKEGSFQNFEGTVESIDETKGIVTVLLTIFGRSTPVDVEYWQLEKI, from the coding sequence ATGAGCGGTCCGGAGACGGACAACAAGGACGCAAGTCAGGCCGCAGGCGGAGGCGGAGGCACGCCGGATCATGTCTCGCCGGCAAGCGAGTCCACGACTGCGGTCAAGGGTGTCGAGCCGACCCGACCCGGCATGAAGTGGTACGTCCTGCGCGTGGCCAGCAACAAGGAGGATCAGGTCTGCGAAACCCTCGAGCGCAAAGTGCGGATCGAGAATCTGCAGAACCGCATCGGCCGAATCCTGGTACCCACCGCCAAGGAAAAGCGGATGAAGGGCGGCCAGGTGAAGATCATCGAGAAGAAGCTCTACCCCGGCTACGTGTTCGTCGAGATGGCGACGGAAGCGGACGGAACCATTCCTGAGAACATCTGGTTCCTGGTTAAAGAGACGACGGGGGTCGGCGATTTTATCGGCTCGGACGGCAAGCCGACGAGCATGAAGGACCACGACGTCGAGATGATGCTGCTGGCGGCGGCCAAGCCGGATGATGAGGCTTCGCTGCAGGGTCTCGAATTCGCCCAGGGCGACAAGGTTAAGATCAAGGAAGGCTCGTTCCAGAACTTTGAGGGCACGGTCGAGAGCATCGACGAGACCAAGGGCATCGTGACGGTGCTGCTGACGATTTTCGGGCGGTCAACGCCGGTGGACGTCGAGTACTGGCAGTTGGAGAAGATTTAG
- the rpmG gene encoding 50S ribosomal protein L33: MAKAVKREYVWLQCSECGDLNYRTSVNVQGGTPKLELKKYCPRSRKRTVHKVKRK, encoded by the coding sequence ATGGCGAAGGCAGTAAAGCGAGAGTATGTCTGGCTTCAGTGTTCAGAGTGCGGTGACCTGAACTACCGCACGTCGGTAAACGTGCAGGGGGGCACTCCCAAGCTGGAGCTGAAGAAGTACTGCCCGCGGAGCCGTAAGCGGACGGTGCACAAGGTGAAACGGAAGTAA
- the secE gene encoding preprotein translocase subunit SecE, producing the protein MSDEVVRQESREEQAQQRPTIERPAGGGFALRLYKPGQGYYTRIGTAIGIGILAVWGAYALMNQIENSGLSGPYRLPIQYGVPAGFIIAMGVLVYWLTGLSRKANDFFIATEGEMKKVRWSTRKELTRSTKVVIFTVVVLGVFLFVWDVFFMVFFQAIGVLKGAPALSRLFGSGS; encoded by the coding sequence GTGAGCGACGAAGTTGTAAGACAGGAATCGCGGGAGGAACAGGCTCAACAGCGCCCGACGATTGAACGACCGGCGGGGGGCGGCTTTGCCCTGCGACTGTACAAGCCCGGGCAGGGATACTACACCCGCATCGGTACGGCGATTGGCATCGGTATTCTTGCGGTATGGGGGGCTTATGCCCTGATGAACCAGATCGAGAATTCCGGGCTGAGCGGGCCCTACAGGCTGCCCATTCAATACGGTGTGCCGGCCGGCTTCATTATTGCGATGGGCGTCCTGGTATACTGGCTGACGGGGCTGTCGAGGAAGGCCAACGACTTTTTCATTGCCACCGAGGGCGAAATGAAGAAAGTGCGCTGGTCGACCCGCAAGGAGCTCACCCGTTCGACGAAGGTTGTGATTTTCACGGTAGTAGTGCTCGGGGTTTTCCTGTTTGTGTGGGACGTGTTCTTCATGGTGTTTTTCCAGGCCATCGGTGTGCTTAAGGGAGCGCCCGCGCTGAGCCGCCTGTTCGGGAGTGGATCATGA